Genomic DNA from Patescibacteria group bacterium:
GCACCCGAAGAGCCTCACCGGCCTTCGCGGTGCGGTTCTTCTTTTTATTTAACCCCTATACTTTTTAATAAGACTCGAAATGATGCCCGTCTTGGAGTCCTTGAGGGCGTCTTTTATTTTGTCGCGGGCGTGGCGGGTTTTTACAAATTTCAACCAATCCTCGTTCGGAAATTTTCGATTCTTATCCGTGATGATTTCGCAGAGGTCGCCGGATTTGAGGGGAGTTGAGAGCGATGCGATTTCGCCGTTGATGCGAGCCTGAACCGCTTTGTTGCCGATTTCGGAGTGTACCGAGTAGGCGAGGTCGACCGGTGTCGATTCCTCAGGAAGATCGAGCACGTCACCACGGGGAGTAAAGACGAAAATGCGATCACGGAACATGTCGAGCTTGAGCTCGTTCAAGTGCTTCATGAAATCGCTCGCAGAAAGTTCTTTTTGAATAACGGCCAGCTCTTCCATCCAGCGGACTTGGCGGGCTTTTTGATCGTCGCCGGACTTGTACTTCCAGTGTGCGGCCACACCGTATTCGTTTTCTTCGTGCATCTGGCGGGTGCGAATCTGAAACTCAAGGATCGAGCCCTCGTTGTCGAATACCGTGGTGTGCAACGACTGATAGCCGTTTGGCTTAGGTTGGGCGATGTAATCCTTAATGCGTCCAGGCAGCGGCGTGTACATGCCGTGAAGAATGCCGAGCACGGCGTAACATTCCGGAATGTCCTTCACGATTACTCGTAAAGCCACGATGTCATAGACTTTACCAATGTCCTGTTTGTAACGGTCCAGCTTACGGTGCAGCGAGTACGCGTGTTTGACGCGGCCATGGACGTCAGCACCCGTGATTCCATGTTTTTTGAGCTCTACGTCAACATCGTGCAACGCGCGATCTAGCGCCGGTCCGAATTTTTTTACCCGCTCTTCCAGAAGATGCTGCGTCCAGCTGTACTCTTTTGGCTCTAGATATTTAAAAGCGTAGTCCTCAAATTCTCCGCGGTATTCACCCATGCCAAGGCGGTTAGCAATAGGCGCGTAGATTTCTAGAACTTCTTTGGCTATACGCTGACGCTTGGCTTCTGGTAGGGCGTAAAGCGTTTCCAGGTTATGCAAGCGGTCCGCAAACTTGATAAAGATTACGCGGACGTCTTCCGCCATAGCCACGAACATTTTTCGGAGGTTTTCCGCGTAACGTTCCTCGCCTCTATATTTTACTTTTCCGAGTTTCGTAATGGCGCCCACCATGCTCCGGATGTCTGCGCCGAATTCCACTTCAATGTCGTCCAGCGTTTTTTCTGTGTCTTCCGGAACGTCGTGCAAGAGACCTGCGGCAATGACTTCGCTTGGCAGTTTCAGGTTTGCGAGTTTTGTGCCGACGTTTGCACAGTGCGCAAAGTATGGTTCGCCAGTGTGACGAGCCTGTCCCGTATGGGCCATCTTGGCAAAATCAAACGCGCGTTCAACTAACCGGACATCCTCTTCGGAGTACCGGTCATCAAGCGCTGCACGTAAAGTTGAAAATTCTAGTTCAGGCATATTTCAAACATAACTCGCCCTTGTTATCCCGTAAAGGGGAAGCGGTGGGGACGGAAACTGCGGTACAATAGCGCGGTATGATGGGACACGGATCAGGGAAGGATTCCATGCAGAAAATAGCACATGACGCTCGCGCCACCGGTGAAGAACTGGCGCAGCTTCTTTTGGATTCCCCGCTTCCTCCTTCGGAAAAGAGCGCTTGGGCTGAACTTGTGCCTTTTATGACTGTGGAACAGATCGGAAAATTCAGAGATATGCTGCTTTCTCACATGGAGCGTCAGATTTTTGATGAAGCCGAAGATATTATTTTGGCTATGAAAGCTGAGGAATTGAAGCGCCAGTTTGCGCATGCACATATCTTGGCAGATGCAAATAAAGCACTCGGCGTACTAGAGAAGGAAGTTGATGCTCTTGAGGGAGCTGTTAAATAGTATGGTTAAGAAGATGTCGAATATCGGCAGGGAACCCGTATGGCGCGGTTCCAATCGTGAGACGGAACCCGGCGAACCGGATGTATTAGAAGTGACAGAGGTGATTCATCGGCGAGATCTAAATACCTTAGCTCGGAAGCAGGAAGCTTTGGCTCGAGAGACGGATAATGAAAAAGAAACTGAACCATCCCTGGAGGGCGAGCTTTATGGACTTGAGCGTAGGGCGCGGATTTTGCAGGCTCACCGGCATGAACCAGCTGATTACGCTCATTTGCGGGAGCAGAAGAAGGCGCTGGCCAAGCGGATCAAGGGAGATAAAAAGTTAGAAGAACGACTTAGCCGAATCACGTTTAGCGAGATTGTTGGACAAGGCGAGCCGGTCGTGGGGCAAGATGTTGAACGGCCTAGATCTAAGGAACTTGAACAGGCCGATTCGGCATATCGGGCCAAGCTAGATTATCTGGCTAACATGCTGGTTACCGTTGATCAGCTGCTTAATGCCGATGCTCCATCAAAAACAAAAATAAAAAAGATGCTGGATGGCGTGGTGAATGCGCTCGGCGGCGCTCATTTGACGTACGCGGCTGAGACGGAACGGGCGTTAACGAAGTCTTTGATTGAGCGGGCTGACATGCTGGCTAGAAAAATTATTCTTGATCAGCACCGGTTAGAAAATATTTTGGAAGTTGCACCAGCGCGGGAGACTAAGCTAAGAAAGCTTCCACGAAAAACGCGCCAAGGAAACCGAAAGAGGATATTGCCGGGGATGGTGCCAGAGCATTTACTTCGTACTGGCGTGACACTTCCGGAGAAACCAGACATCGCCCAGATCGTTCTTCCGTCTGAGGAGAGGCTAGGGAAGAAAACAGAGGGTTTTGGTGAGCGGTTGCGCCATGGTTTTGCATATTTATGGAATCGTGGGAAGCGTGAGGGCGCGGAGAAGGCTGAACTCAAGGAGATTGAGACATTCGGTGAAACCGCTAAGATGACTGCGGCCCTCGCGAGGACTGCGGTGACGTTTGGCGGTGCATATTTGGATCCGGAGCTCGTGAAACACATGCCCGCGTCTTTGTTGTCCAAAAAAGAAACTGAGCAGTTGGAACTGATGCTGCGGGCTGTTGCGGAAGGTGGAACGAAGAGTCCGGATGAACAGGGGTATGACTCGTATAAGGAAGGAGTTCGCAGACTAGCAGAGCGCGTCAGTGCGTCGCGTTATGGTACGCCCAAAGAGAAGGGAAAAATTCTGGGGGACATCATGCGGGCAACCATTACTCCGCAGGATGATCGTACGCGTGCGGAGCGTGAACAACTCAAGGTTTCTGCTGAGCTTTTGACTAAGCCACGCGAGGAAATGACGAGCAATACGACACTTATTTTGGGTGAGCATTTGCTCCGCGCGCCAGCATATGACGGTGAGGCACTTATCGCTCGATTTAAAACTGTTGCGAGAGATGGTGCGACGGACGCAACGGCTCGCGAGCGCATTAGGAAATTCATCGCAGATCAGTTTGCGGAAACTGCTAAGACGTGGAACGGAGGCAGTACGAGACAGAAGGCATACGCAGGTCTGAAGACCATTGGGAAAGCGCTCGGTGCTGCTGGTTTTGCATATGCTACCCGCGAATTATGGGAAGTAATGCCGACGGTGGACACCTTAACGCAGGACGAGCTTCGCGTGCGGATTGACGACGCGCTTGAGGCTTCTGAAGCTCGCGATGACGTTCACGTGCTGCAGGAGCTTTCCGCTCATGAGGCGCTGTGGTCTGGTGCAGAAACGCTTGGCGAGCACGGGACCGTGAGCGTTCCCTTGGCTGAAGCGGAAATATCTGAATATTCTGCGGGGCAACTGGCGGCGGGCACGGTTAGGAAGGGCGATGGTATAACGCAGGCTTTGATCCGTGTGATTGCCGAGAACCCAAAACAGTTTGGCTATGTACACGACCAGTTGGCGTTTGATCTTAATGCCAGAAAACTCGCTCTTACGATGGTGAAGAATGACGGGCTCTTACGTACATGGCTGAATGATCAAGCCGTAGGGAATTTGCTAGTACTTCCGGTGATGAGATCGGACGGTTGGCATGTGGAGTTTTTAGACGCCAAGACGCACGAGGAAATTTCTGGTAAAGCCTTGAAGGCATTTACAAAAGCACAACCGAGGCCTTAAGCCTCGGTTGTTTCTTTGGGTTTGCGGGTAAATTTGCGTTTGGGCGCTTTACGCTTTTTGATCAGCATTTCAATGGCCATTTCGCGGGTGACTGTGGCGGGGTCAACATCTTTTTTGATTGTGACGTTTGTCTTGCCGTCAGTTACGTAGGGACCGAAGCGACCATCTTTTACAAGTATTTTTCCCTTCGTTTCCGGGTCTTCGCCAAGGTCAGCGAGAGGCGTCATCTGTTTGATTTTTTTCTCGACGCCGGTCGTGCAAAGTTCTATAGCCTGCTCAAGGGTGATCGTTTTCGGATCCGTCCCTTCCGGCATGGAGATGTTCATTTCGCCGCACTTTAGATAGGGGCCAAAACGTCCGGTGTTCGCTACAATCTCATAGCCGTTTGGATGTGCGCCGAGCGTGCGGGGGAGGACAAGAAGGTGCAGCGCATCAGCAAGAGTGATAGTTTCCAGTGCTTGATGTTTTTCAAGCGAGGCGCGTTTGGGTTTGATTTCATCCGTCACTGGTCCTAACTGGACGAAGGGACCGAAACGGCCGTTTCTGGCAATAACTTCCAGCCCTGTTTTGGGATCAATACCGAGTGAACGTTCTTTCATGACATCTGAGCGGGAGAGATCCTTGGTCTTTTCCTCGATGCGTTCGTGAAAGGGCGTGTAGAAATCGCCGATGGCTTTAACCCATGACTCCTGGCCGTCAGCGATATCGTCGAATTGCTTTTCCATCTTGGCGGTGAATTCCAGGTCGACAATTTGTGGGAAGTGTTCGACGAGAAGGTCGATAACTATCATGGCGATGTCTGACGGGAATAATTTTTTATTGTCGTCGCGCAGGACGTACTCGCGCGCCTCGATAGTCGAAAGAGTCGGCGCGTAGGTTGAAGGCCGACCAATTCCGTGTTCCTCGA
This window encodes:
- a CDS encoding RelA/SpoT family protein; translation: MPELEFSTLRAALDDRYSEEDVRLVERAFDFAKMAHTGQARHTGEPYFAHCANVGTKLANLKLPSEVIAAGLLHDVPEDTEKTLDDIEVEFGADIRSMVGAITKLGKVKYRGEERYAENLRKMFVAMAEDVRVIFIKFADRLHNLETLYALPEAKRQRIAKEVLEIYAPIANRLGMGEYRGEFEDYAFKYLEPKEYSWTQHLLEERVKKFGPALDRALHDVDVELKKHGITGADVHGRVKHAYSLHRKLDRYKQDIGKVYDIVALRVIVKDIPECYAVLGILHGMYTPLPGRIKDYIAQPKPNGYQSLHTTVFDNEGSILEFQIRTRQMHEENEYGVAAHWKYKSGDDQKARQVRWMEELAVIQKELSASDFMKHLNELKLDMFRDRIFVFTPRGDVLDLPEESTPVDLAYSVHSEIGNKAVQARINGEIASLSTPLKSGDLCEIITDKNRKFPNEDWLKFVKTRHARDKIKDALKDSKTGIISSLIKKYRG